A section of the Fusarium falciforme chromosome 8, complete sequence genome encodes:
- a CDS encoding Histidinol-phosphatase, with protein MAFTMHSHSGQFCPGHAKDQLEDIIKHAVELGYKTIGLTEHMPRYEQRDLYPEELDDPQAALEALPPRHEAYLVEAQRLQREYASKVHILIGFEAEFIRPDFAAHVRTLAEHPIIDYFIGSVHHVHGVPIDYDATMFAAARDASEGGTEEKLYEDYYDLQYHMLQELKPRVVGHFDLIRLMSEDPGRDIRQWKGVWERVIRNLKLAREQGGWLEVNSAALRKGLAEPYPCRIIAEEWIKMGGKFTFSDDSHGIAQVATNYARTVAYLESLGIQEVWTLQRKFHPGIEGPNRSVVEDVSVPVDIFRQSFP; from the exons ATGGCCTTCACGATGCACTCCCACTCCGGGCAGTTCTGCCCGGGACATGCCAAGGACCAGCTCGAGGACATCATCAAGCATGCTGTCGAGCTCGGCTACAAGACCATTGGGCTCACGGAGCATATGCCCCGCTATGAGCAGCGAGATCTTTATCCCGAAGAG CTTGATGACCCTCAAGCTGCTCTTGAGGCTCTGCCCCCTCGTCATGAGGCTTATCTCGTCGAGGCACAGCGTCTGCAGCGAGAGTACGCCTCCAAGGTTCACATCCTGATTGGTTTTGAGGCCGAGTTCATTCGCCCCGACTTTGCCGCCCACGTTCGGACATTGGCTGAACACCCCATCATTGACTATTTCATCGGCTCAGTGCATCATGTGCACGGTGTCCCAATTGACTACGATGCCACCATGTTTGCCGCTGCCCGGGACGCCAGCGAGGGTGGTACAGAGGAGAAGCTCTACGAGGACTATTACGACCTTCAGTATCACATGCTGCAGGAGCTCAAGCCCCGCGTCGTCGGCCACTTTGACCTCATCCGTCTGATGAGCGAGGACCCTGGGAGGGACATTCGCCAGTGGAAGGGTGTGTGGGAGCGCGTCATTCGGAATCTCAAACTTGCACGGGAGCAAGGAGGATGGCTCGAAGTAAACAGTGCCGCGCTGCGCAAGGGACTGGCGGAGCCTTATCCGTGCAGGATCATTGCCGAG GAATGGATCAAGATGGGCGGCAAATTCACCTTCTCCGACGACAGCCACGGCATCGCCCAGGTCGCCACAAACTATGCCCGCACAGTCGCCTATCTTGAGAGCCTAGGCATCCAAGAGGTGTGGACCTTGCAGAGGAAGTTCCATCCTGGCATCGAGGGCCCCAACAGATCCGTCGTCGAGGACGTCAGCGTCCCTGTCGATATTTTCCGCCAGAGTTTCCCCTAG
- a CDS encoding Histone deacetylase, with product MATPSRPSLPLRRQSSTRSLRHDNDDLAQSLKQLSISTSPGRAHGSPHLSEPSTPFRASGRRTSQSPRPNARLPSRSPSQGRDPGSGTPTLLRKASMNSLRSSNGMGAVPTPTRRASTTHIMSPSPKSPLATPPVQEKPRPTASSIAHDVLSAELQAHHSPECASQPQTIVVLNDAVYGHRFSRPRTSRAALGTIVERPERIKAAVLGISTAYVRLGGRHSEGAFPPHPRRDVEDLPGIPFRIHKTERKLSLLSPAVVNVHGTKWMEELKMMCEAAESKLAMGGKELQRPELNRGTEKAPEKFHEGDLYLCSESLNAMEGALGAVCEAIDTVFGPGPQRAFVGVRPPGHHCSASYPSGFCWINNVHVGIMHAALNHGLTHAAIIDFDLHHGDGSQAITWQHNTRANAAAKNAAAWKKSSVGYFSLHDINSYPCEMGDEEKVKNASICIDNAHGQTVWNVHLQSWKTEEEFWRLYETKYSVLLEKTRNYLKNQAERLRQSNQVPKAAIFFSAGFDASEWESAGMQRHQVNVPTEFYARIAQDVIKLAAEEGLEVDGRIVSVLEGGYSDKALFSGILSHLSGLADDQTYEREPQNLGRLGAEMGHKIGVLAEEDDEMDTKPSLDSVHSYDPAWWASPRLDELEAIVAGPGGPAAKPHSNTLPTYFSPTQASTARVADPIKMRRSLSNLGASLSRPASPPPPEVPWTVAAHELSKLLIPESRQTDSCKPEDLNAEASRARRDRQSLLMGIDLNPPAPASRPTSRMSLRERRPKPAPPPQPTKDKAPKGRRQTMATATLTADKASAVARGIPSRTNGDEPVRRTSRRLSEVPTTLASRATSQTSSSNEADLPEGSEAPGPGSPASTRAPPGGGLQVKKTRNPVAPRKEPAPRAPRGTKKVAPPTTSRPPTAAQRVHPSTKPQARAGPSCATGDDIDSITTGMKKIRINLITQSQKEARERARLEAEKVKARSVSASAAISQPKPARPIEAPADRRQSPEIRGPDSGNISPTQIAAPNSEIPTPPATITSSGLTTPFPDAPFEINEPQQVSLPPSSSPIPSVSIQSSDDDNVFIAYQPEGPAPVAVAQQEPIKWLPPNVQTPSSQTPAATPSPVKKSNLFQYTEGIPFAPRPQQHAGEQKPTDEGAKSEPPASKSVQEIPETPQHERRG from the exons ATGGCAACTCCGTCCCGCCCATCGCTGCCGCTCCGCCGTCAGTCGTCTACTAGGAGCCTTCGACATGACAATGATGACTTGGCGCAGTCGTTGAAACAGCTGTCCATCTCCACCTCGCCCGGCCGCGCTCATGGCTCACCGCACCTCTCCGAACCCAGCACTCCCTTTCGTGCATCAGGACGCCGTACTTCGCAGTCCCCAAGGCCCAATGCTCGACTCCCATCTCGTAGCCCTTCGCAAGGGCGCGATCCCGGCTCGGGAACGCCCACGCTTCTTCGAAAGGCCTCGATGAACTCGCTGCGGTCTTCAAACGGAATGGGAGCTGTCCCGACTCCTACTCGACGTGCTAGTACCACGCATATCATGTCACCATCCCCCAAGTCTCCCTTAGCTACTCCCCCTGTCCAGGAGAAGCCCCGACCGACCGCCAGCTCAATTGCACACGACGTCTTGAGTGCCGAATTGCAAGCGCATCACTCACCCGAATGTGCAAGCCAACCGCAAACGATCGTGGTCCTCAACGATGCCGTCTATGGTCACCGATTCTCCCGACCGAGAACCTCCCGGGCCGCCCTTGGGACGATTGTCGAACGCCCGGAAAGAATAAAGGCAGCTGTCTTGGGCATCTCGACAGCTTATGTGCGCCTCGGTGGGCGGCACAGCGAGGGAGCATTTCCACCACATCCCAGGAGGGATGTCGAAGACCTGCCAGGGATCCCCTTTCGGATACACAAGACGGAGCGTAAACTTTCACTGTTATCACCGGCTGTTGTCAATGTTCATGGAACGAAATGGATGGAAGAATTGAAGATGATGTGCGAGGCGGCCGAGTCGAAGCTTGCAATGGGAGGCAAAGAACTCCAGAGGCCAGAGTTGAACCGAGGAACCGAGAAAGCACCCGAAAAGTTTCATGAAGGGGACTTATACCTCTGCTCGGAGTCTCTTAACGCTATGGAGGGTGCCCTGGGAGCTGTTTGCGAAGCCATTGATACCGTCTTCGGTCCTGGACCTCAACGTGCGTTTGTGGGAGTGAGACCTCCAGGTCACCACTGCTCTGCTTCATACCCTTCGGGATTCTGCTGGATCAACAATGTTCACGTCGGAATCATGCATGCTGCCCTTAATCACGGGCTTACACACGCCGCTATCATCGACTTTGATCTTCACCACGGTGACGGATCTCAGGCCATCACCTGGCAACATAACACTCGAGCTAACGCGGCGGCCAAGAACGCTGCTGCGTGGAAGAAGTCGTCTGTAGGCTATTTCAGCTTACACGACATCAACTCGTATCCGTGTGAGATgggtgatgaggagaaggttaAGAACGCCAGCATCTGCATTGATAATGCGCACGGCCAAACGGTTTGGAATGTCCACCTGCAGTCGTGGAAGACCGAGGAAGAGTTTTGGCGACTCTACGAGACGAAGTACAGCGTCCTGCTGGAAAAGACCAGGAACTATCTCAAGAACCAGGCAGAACGGCTACGACAGTCAAACCAGGTTCCCAAGGCCGCCATTTTCTTCTCGGCTGGCTTTGATGCGAGTGAGTGGGAGAGCGCAGGAATGCAGCGCCATCAGGTCAATGTTCCGACGGAGTTCTACGCCCGGATAGCCCAGGACGTCATCAAACTGGCCGCCGAAGAGGGACTTGAGGTCGATGGCCGCATCGTCAGCGTCTTGGAGGGTGGCTATAGCGACAAGGCTTTGTTTTCCGGTATTCTCAGTCATCTCAGTGGCTTGGCAGATGACCAGACATATGAACGAGAGCCGCAGAACCTGGGACGTCTTGGTGCGGAGATGGGACACAAGATCGGAGTGCTCGCggaggaagacgatgagATGGATACGAAGCCATCGCTGGACTCTGTTCACAGCTATGATCCAGCCTGGTGGGCAAGTCCACGGCTGGACGAGCTTGAAGCTATAGTTGCAGGTCCTGGCGGTCCTGCAGCGAAGCCACACAGCAACACGCTTCCCACTTACTTCTCTCCGACACAAGCGTCAACAGCTAGGGTTGCTGATCCTATCAAGATGCGGCGCAGTCTTTCCAACTTGGGTGCTTCACTATCACGGCCTGCCTCGCCGCCCCCGCCAGAGGTCCCCTGGACGGTTGCAGCCCACGAGCTCAGCAAGCTTCTCATCCCTGAAAGTCGCCAGACAGACAGCTGCAAACCTGAGGATTTGAACGCTGAGGCAAGCCGAGCGAGACGAGACCGCCAGTCATTGCTTATGGGAATTGACCTTAACCCTCCGGCCCCAGCTTCACGCCCGACGTCACGCATGTCTTTGCGTGAGAGACGGCCCAAACCAGCTCCTCCCCCTCAGCccaccaaggacaaggcgCCAAAGGGTCGTAGACAGACAATGGCTACCGCCACTTTGACTGCAGACAAGGCAAGT GCTGTGGCCCGTGGTATCCCTTCGAGGACCAACGGCGATGAGCCGGTGCGGAGAACCAGTCGACGCCTTAGCGAGGTACCGACTACTCTCGCATCCAGGGCTACATCGCAGACTTCGTCCAGCAATGAAGCTGACCTTCCGGAGGGCTCTGAGGCCCCTGGTCCTGGCTCTCCAGCGAGCACCAGGGCACCTCCCGGTGGAGGCCTTCAGGTTAAGAAAACACGAAACCCAGTCGCTCCTCGTAAAGAGCCCGCGCCAAGGGCGCCTCGAGGCACCAAAAAGGTTGCTCCTCCCACGACATCACGGCCCCCTACAGCAGCCCAAAGGGTTCACCCATCGACAAAGCCTCAGGCCAGGGCTGGCCCATCTTGTGCAACGGGTGATGATATCGATAGCATCACAAcagggatgaagaagatccGCATCAACCTCATCACTCAGTCCCAGAAGGAAGCCAGAGAGCGAGCCCGACTTGAAGCTgaaaaggtcaaggccagATCTGTGTCTGCCTCTGCTGCTATCAGCCAGCCCAAGCCTGCTCGGCCCATCGAAGCCCCAGCCGACCGCCGACAGTCGCCGGAAATCAGAGGCCCTGACTCGGGGAACATCTCTCCCACTCAGATTGCAGCCCCTAACTCTGAGATTCCTACCCCTCCGGCCACAATCACGTCCAGCGGCCTTACAACGCCTTTCCCAGATGCCCCTTTTGAGATCAATGAGCCACAGCAGGTCTCGCTGCCCCCTAGTTCTTCTCCCATTCCTTCTGTTTCCATTCAAtcgagcgacgacgacaatgTGTTTATTGCGTACCAACCCGAAGGCCCTGCACCAGTGGCTGTGGCTCAACAGGAACCCATCAAATGGCTCCCGCCTAATGTGCAAACGCCATCTTCACAAACGCCTGCCGCAACACCAAGCCCGGTAAAGAAGAGCAACCTCTTCCAGTATACCGAGGGAATCCCGTTTGCGCCACGACCGCAACAGCATGCGGGGGAGCAGAAGCCGACAGATGAAGGTGCCAAGTCCGAGCCACCCGCTTCTAAATCTGTTCAAGAAATCCCTGAGACACCTCAGCATGAGAGACGAGGGTGA